The following DNA comes from Xyrauchen texanus isolate HMW12.3.18 chromosome 21, RBS_HiC_50CHRs, whole genome shotgun sequence.
GGGAACACGTTTTTGCTGCCTTTTGATTGTGATTAGGTTTCTTTTACTACACATTGTCATTTGAACAACCAGTAATTACAGACTTCAGTCTCAACATCCTTCATCTATAGTCTGATCCCTGAATTAATGACTCTTGAGCTGAATAGACTTGAAGATATCGTTTACAAACAAACGCAGATGGTGGCACTTCTGGTTTCTTTTGGGACCCCAGAAAAGAACTGCTTTAAATGGGCACTTGGTTAAAATTGAGCTGAAAATATGCCAAATTTGCAGAGTTGAAACATCCAGATTTTGACAGATTTGGGCTTCTTTAGATTTCCATCAGGATCAGAGGATCGGACAAACTCAGATTTCACGGATCACAGTCATTGTTTTGTGTCTACTCGTTTAAGACCCATTTGCCCTGCAGCTGCTATTGGTAAATTTGACCTCTTCATAAAACGAAATTGCACAAAATCCCAtcacaaatggctgtttttaatttccaaagtgcaatcgGTGACAGATATCAGGTCAAATATGATGGTACTACCAATGGGACTCTGCCTCTTGCACCGCAGCACATTCTGGCcatttataaacaaaaataaatgtaaccttTACATGTTGCAAgctgtaatcaagcttgaatacTGAACAAGTCAAATTTTAGCctgttatttactgtatatgaacATAACTTAAGCAGTGAAGATGCATATTgcatgtctgatggtagttttcatttttatacgCCACATTTCTATGGCATTAGAAGTGTGGCAAGCATGTGAGGATTTAGAATACATGCAGTAACAGACAAGGGACGGGCGAGGAGgagggaaccagctgaacagtaaacaaattgaataagaaactcaacataaaacaaacacagacaattcaTGTGCGGCCATGTGCaattctctctcgaactggcatcttcggctcccctttatctcactctcccactgatcagttGATTCAGCACCAGCCGTGCATCATCACAGCCCAGTACAGGCCCTCCTCATCACACATACCTACTGAAATGATTGAAAACTGGTTGTCGATAGTTAAAAAAGTACGTATATATCTATTCACTGTTAATAATATATTCCTTCAATCCTTACAGTCAACACAATAGAAAGATGTGTTGTGTATTGATTGTGTTTGATAATAGACTGGGCACCCTGAAATAATACAGAGGAAATTAAATGATGCAAGCTTTGGAGAATATCAGTTTCATCATCTGAGAACATGCCTGGATCTTCGTGGGGCTCGTAGTTTTTGCGGTCTGTATTTTCCTTGTGCCAGTCCAGGATTCGACCCACAAAAGGTGAGATGAGGGTGACGTGGGCCTCGGCGCAAGCAACCGCCTGAGCAAATGAAAACAGCAGTGTCATGTTGCAGTGGATGCCGTAATTCTCCTCCAACTCCctgaagacaacaacaacaaaaaaaaaagacatcaacTGACGAGCTCTCACACTTAAAGGACACAAATGCATCTGGAAGTCAGGAATTTCACGTTGTACATTTTCACCATGACGGTGTACCAGACTGTACAGAAAACACTTACTGTCCGGCCTGAATGCCCTCCCAGGTGGAGGAGAGTTTGATGAGTATCCGATCTTTCTTGATACCAGCCTCTTCATACAGAGAGATGAGTCTCCGAGCTCGACACACCATCTCATCTTTATCAAACGACAGCCTGaaaattaaatcacattaaatAAGCCATTTGTCAAAAACACAAGCATGCAACACACACATTGCAATTCTgcattatatttacagtgcaatatAAAAGACTGAAACTGCTCCACATTAATGCTCATCTGCATGAAAATCACAATAAATAGAATGGAAAACtaaaacatcaaataaagttGTGCGATTTGTAGGTACACTAGCTAGGTTTCCATCCAAATCGCAATAATAAATGTTTGAGCAAAATTGGAATAATCATAAAGCCAATCTGCGAATAAATCTGTATTCCCATCCCAAATCGTCACTACAGGGGAAATGgtcacaaaatgtgaaaaaaaaaacccctTCACAATAACATTTTTTGAAATTTTATTGCAATTTAGAAAAAATCCATAAAGTATTCAGAAGCAGATGCACTAAACATCCACGCCTGCAGTAATATTCTCTCAATGCATTGTAATAACCAAAGCCTAAAGCTGATGATCTCCATCACACAGCCATGAGGCTCATTTCCTGTCTGTTGTATGGCACAGAAAATCTCCAGCTCTGCAGAAAGACCCCGGTGCACTGGTCACTGTGTGAATAATGATGTCATCTCCCAGCCACAGACATGatatttttaaatcagcagtGAGTATTGTTTTCATCCTTAGTGATTGGTCAAATAATACAAAGTGCAAAAAATGTAATCGTGTGTATTCAGCATGCATAAAATGTTACTAATGAAATAAGTATTAGCAAGATAGACAAAGGAGTCGgtggttttattaaaataataataatttaaacttcatttccagcacataatactaaaaaacacaatacaaaatttgagatgtgctggaaatgacactggtgGAAAATGTCATGACTTGAATGAAATTCAATTGGagattgttagtagacaaattattATTGTTCAAGAATCACAAACTAGCATTTTTTCAAGATAATAGTGCATCTAATGGTCACATCTCTTACCTTGCGTCAACCTCAGTGGACACCCGTCCAGGAATCTTCTTTAAGATCTCCAAACCAAAGCTCACAAACAGCTTGTCCATTGCATTGGTCACCTGCTCTTCCTCAGTGCTAGaattgaatgatttttttttttactctacagCAGGGCTACTCAACTTTGGAAAGCTCAAGGGGTCACAAAGCAGGACCACTAAAGCTGTGAGGGCTGCACTCTTAATTGGAGTAATTTTTAtaagatttattcattttatagCAAGACATTTACAGTAAGAGCTAAGTTTTGaagtatacaatataaaatattttagttaCAATGACCATGGTCTATTGGCAGAAACAATGGATTTACTATATTAATGTGTTAGGAACCATGACTGTTAATGATGTTTGTTTCTGGCAGTAATATCACCGTTTTCTACAGTAATATTGCATTCATATAGTAACCATAGTATTATTGTAGCAACCATGACTGTTTTAACCATGGTTTgctttgtggttactatggtttaacTACAAGTACCATGGTTAAATTGTGGTTACTACAATAAAACAATGGTTAAATTTTTCTCAGGAACTGTCAAAGACACCGTCAAACAATAGAAAGAGTGTTCAGCATCACACAAACTTAAGATGCGCTCAAAAACAAGAGATTTATTtaatgtccttttctgcatatcgcggcgccgttttgtggtccgttttgcataacaTGGTGGCTCATATTTGCTTATTGCGGCATGTTTCGCAGACGCACCACCGGCCAGCTCTGTTCTCCCACTGGCCAGTCCACCCATGATCCGCCCAAAAAGTGtaccggcccaccgggaaaatgccagattaccagtccagccttggTTGGGGGTGATTATTCATAGCATGGAACTTTCAACTTtaaaatacaccagggactctcATTTTGAAATGCTTacacttcactgcttccagcagGTCATTCAAAAAAAATaagggataaaaaaaatgtgtgcactCCAACAATAATCTGCaacgtattacaatataaacaattaaaagtaaacattgtcatatttcatcaacaccaTTTCATCATTAATCAATTGTCATAAATTGTCTAATGattgaactgctctgcaacagcagCAAACTCACAAATCCCACGTGCTTGGAGAAAACACAACAGTCCACATTTTCACTATGGAGGACACAGTGCATGCATTGAATTAAatcgtattcttttgaagtttgataatcacattagttCATATCAAGATTACGGTCTTTCCTACCCCAAATTCAAGACCTCTTTAAATTTTGTTGTATAATTTAAGGTAGGGAGGTGCACGAACAAATATtcattctgcaataattatttgaatagtaaaaacactatttgaatttgaaaaagttttgctttactggccatatatacagtgagatgcatgttaaatcctgaacacacaaactaaaactgacagttataacagaatgcacttgGTGGCGTGTTTGAGTGTGGAcccaagttgatcacatttgttgagcaaacggttctgtcagtacgttcagatggacaccagaaaagtgggttattgtgagaatgtggcttactgtgataAAGCTGGGTTCCtggttaaatatactgtataagcagtgtacactttactcctgtatatgtgcagctcatcagaaagcagcgtccccgtagcaacgtaatccccGCAGCGCTTCAGTAAACAACAAACCATGGCATCctagaaagactatgctagctgaggtaaactggtgtataaatgagtatagtttactgagcacatggatatgcttgtttttcctcaacaaaaacatgacatacaatataaacatgataactatatGCCGAGGGTTTATACTCGTTTATactgcgtcagtctacttcattagtggtttctttttcttcgcttgagcttaaatgctttcattctattctttttttgttttcacgcattgcttgtttaaatataaaaaaaaaaaaaaaaaaaacaagcttgttTTGAATACAATTAGCTTTTTGTTTCTTATGGTGGCAACCTTTATGACTTAAACTATACAACATCTCTtcctcattaattaccttcatttaaataatagaatattcaaatattctattCAAATAtcgttttttatgagcttaaatattcgaacATTGATGGATGGCCATTCCTAATAAggctttttatgaccttacattttgaaaaactgaatttaagacattaagaTTTTAAGGATCCGCGGGAACCCTGAAAATAAACATTACCTTTTTCTCTTATCGTGACGATTATACATATATGGTCAGCTATTCAAAAGAGGTTGACACAGACACGCACTGTGATAAGTGACTTGAGCACATTTGAATGACAGTGCGCATACTGACCGCCACTATCATCTAACATCAGCTATACTCACATATTCCTTGTTGTTCCATTCATTAATTACATTCTTGGCAGTTTTTTTCACAATCAAATTGTTCTGCAATTCAGAGAATTACCATAAATATTCTTGAAAACGGGCATCTCGATGGCCACATGTAGCCAGTGTGTTGAGTAGTGCTGCTCTACCGTATAATGAGCACATGTGTGTACTATGGCCCCATTTCTAATAATCTTTCATCAACAAAAATCATAGCACAGAGTAACTGAATTCTGATCATTGTTTAAAGTAAAAGCTGTATCCTCACCCGCCATTGGCCATGCCGTATTTTATGGCCTGGTCAACGAGGTGCTGGTACACAGGCATTTTAGCCGCAGCCAGGATGAGAGAAGGGTTGGTTGTAGCATCCTGTGGTTTGTACTCTTCAATAGCTATGGATGAGAAAAAACAAGGTACACTGATGTTACTTATGGTACAGTCTCATGTCATGTTCACCATGATGTTAAGTGTACTTATATGTGTCTGAGTCAATGGAGAAGGGAGTTCATCCTCATCATAATACAGCAGAAAGCCACAGAACACTGTTTCATCAAATGTTGTTTCCTTCTCTAAAACAAACGGACTGTGAAATCACCCATGAGCAATGGCCAGTTCCACAAGACGCTCTTAAGCAAGTTGGATCCGCCCATTCGTCAAAGATAAATGTTCAATATCTGGATTTGATCAAAAACTGATTTCTTTCTGTAGGTCAAAGTTAAAACAGCACTTTGTTTCAGAACAACTTAGGACGCTTGACAAAATCAAGTCTACATGTTGAGCTTTCACAAGTGATTCTCATAACATActtgtcctggtcctattttactccaaaatcaaaaagaaacaaatacatgattttgcttaaaaaaaaaaaaaaaaacattaagcctattttaagggccattaaaaaaaattttgcatAGTAAAAATTCTCAAGACAGTTACCTCAtgtcactattacaagtgacccagcaacaatgttttataaaacatttttgggattgtttaaaaaaaaaatatcctcaaACGCACATTACTCCTGACTTTCATTGGGAAAAAAGCTAAAGCTTGTCAGAAAAATGGCAGACAGCAACAGTAGCCAagataggattggtcagaaacgtTCTGAAGGTGGGGTTTAGCTTAGGGTCAATTCTTACTATGGCGACACAAAAAGTGGTTCCGATAGTCTCATTactgcaacataaaaaaatatgattttatttaaatcataGAATACATGTTGTACATTAAATACAACAGAGTAATACTCCCTTGGTACTGCAttttatttgcacacaaaaaaaaacatttttgggttaAAACATGCTTAATAGGAATatactgggtt
Coding sequences within:
- the LOC127661334 gene encoding transaldolase-like, producing the protein MSVSPDKRRKMESALVQLKKYTVVVADTGDFNAIEEYKPQDATTNPSLILAAAKMPVYQHLVDQAIKYGMANGGTEEEQVTNAMDKLFVSFGLEILKKIPGRVSTEVDARLSFDKDEMVCRARRLISLYEEAGIKKDRILIKLSSTWEGIQAGQELEENYGIHCNMTLLFSFAQAVACAEAHVTLISPFVGRILDWHKENTDRKNYEPHEDPGVVSVTKIYNYYKKFNYSTVVMGASFRNTGEVKALAGCDLLTISPGLLGELSQDHSAVKCSLTPHGAKDCDLQQMHLDEKSFRWLHNEDRMAVEKLSDGIRKFAADSIKLESMIKERMLNVKNGQ